A single Oleidesulfovibrio alaskensis DSM 16109 DNA region contains:
- a CDS encoding aminopeptidase, protein MFTPVFTPDELEKYAEVLLWGLKRGKKSPLAKSSFILVRYHLPALPLAEELCALLHDEGMIPVPRMLPTPRMERDLYTKANNKRLTTLIPGERDLHNHLHGTISLLAPQSLTHLSGVEPERLAMHQQSRQPVQHITRTREEMGAFGWTLCVYPTEAQAQAAGLSLAEYAHEIKNACLLTEGDPVQSWRMLARHAEDIRNWLNSMDMVSLRTESDSVDLLVTLGERRVWAGITGRNIPSFEMYVSPDCRGTEGVYYADLPSYRSGNIVKGIRLEFKGGRVTSLTAEEGHSFAVEQVNSDPGAALLGEYALVDRRFSRIGRFMANTLYDENHGGRHGSMHIALGQSYSNTFDGPPEDLTPELRRSFGFNTSTLHWDMVNTESKRVTALLRSGEKRTIYENGRFTL, encoded by the coding sequence ATGTTCACACCCGTCTTTACCCCCGATGAACTGGAGAAATATGCCGAAGTGCTGCTGTGGGGGCTGAAGCGCGGCAAAAAAAGCCCGCTGGCCAAAAGCAGCTTCATACTTGTGCGGTACCACCTGCCCGCGCTGCCGCTGGCGGAAGAACTGTGCGCGCTTCTCCACGACGAAGGCATGATTCCCGTACCGCGCATGCTGCCTACCCCGCGCATGGAACGTGACCTGTACACCAAAGCCAACAACAAGCGGCTTACCACGCTCATCCCCGGCGAGCGCGACCTGCACAATCACCTGCACGGCACCATATCACTGCTTGCACCGCAATCGCTTACGCACCTTTCCGGCGTAGAGCCGGAACGGCTTGCCATGCACCAGCAGTCGCGTCAGCCTGTTCAGCACATAACACGCACCCGCGAAGAAATGGGGGCCTTCGGCTGGACTTTGTGCGTCTATCCCACCGAGGCGCAGGCACAGGCCGCGGGCCTTTCGCTGGCAGAGTATGCACACGAAATCAAAAACGCCTGCCTGCTTACCGAAGGCGATCCCGTGCAGTCATGGCGCATGCTTGCCCGTCATGCCGAAGACATCCGCAACTGGCTGAACAGCATGGACATGGTCAGTCTGCGCACGGAATCCGATTCGGTCGATCTGCTTGTGACTCTGGGAGAACGCAGGGTGTGGGCGGGCATCACGGGGCGGAACATCCCCAGCTTCGAGATGTATGTCTCGCCCGACTGCAGGGGTACCGAAGGGGTGTATTACGCCGACCTGCCCTCCTACCGGTCGGGCAACATTGTCAAAGGCATCAGACTTGAGTTCAAAGGCGGACGGGTGACGTCACTGACAGCAGAAGAAGGACACAGTTTTGCTGTTGAGCAGGTGAACAGTGATCCCGGTGCCGCCCTGCTGGGAGAATATGCACTGGTGGACAGACGTTTTTCGCGCATCGGCAGATTCATGGCCAATACGCTGTATGACGAAAACCACGGCGGGCGGCACGGTTCCATGCATATCGCTCTCGGCCAGTCATACAGCAACACCTTTGACGGTCCGCCGGAAGACCTTACCCCCGAACTGCGGCGCAGTTTCGGCTTCAACACGTCCACCCTGCACTGGGATATGGTCAACACAGAATCAAAACGCGTCACCGCCCTGCTGCGCAGCGGTGAAAAACGCACCATTTACGAAAACGGACGCTTCACCCTTTAG
- a CDS encoding PilZ domain-containing protein has product MECSGYKPAGDERRLEERIPLDAPVFATVRHEEHTIMVMLDDVSLGGVRLRLAPGQTAPSWLCAGCGVLLEDWPFPAGTAAPLSASVMWLDGGLCGLQFDARLNLTRQELQRLVEASV; this is encoded by the coding sequence ATGGAGTGTAGCGGATATAAACCGGCCGGAGACGAGCGCCGGCTAGAGGAGCGGATTCCGCTGGATGCCCCCGTGTTTGCCACTGTGCGGCATGAAGAGCATACCATTATGGTCATGCTGGACGACGTGAGTCTGGGCGGTGTGCGGCTGCGGCTGGCGCCCGGTCAGACCGCACCGTCGTGGCTGTGCGCCGGTTGCGGCGTACTGCTCGAAGACTGGCCTTTTCCGGCCGGAACCGCTGCTCCGCTGTCTGCCAGTGTCATGTGGCTGGATGGCGGGCTGTGCGGCCTGCAGTTTGATGCGCGGCTGAACCTTACCCGGCAGGAACTACAGCGTCTTGTGGAAGCATCTGTATAG
- a CDS encoding tetratricopeptide repeat protein, whose protein sequence is MNAAVLGIYALDLTAARGGKTGCVAMDDDPVLVFVMRGAQGRLTGQPLCACGMPSGYLHPVDEDDLLENYRPELGAPLKRIQTVAAGILRKMAAESARAGAVDKLYRHGAAVIEVAPCPQEWLDNDEQLLVSGMLAVMRHELLPAVPAVACDTAVLRHQGLHAALCSLVDSGQLLSGHLRCAAACAIACRKRGNHARAIEIYRQALALREDDHILFNLARALFESDSVQEAKHCLERALEINPRLEMAGRFLSFLQAAEQNG, encoded by the coding sequence ATGAACGCTGCGGTGCTGGGAATATATGCACTGGACCTGACAGCCGCGCGGGGCGGGAAAACCGGCTGCGTGGCTATGGACGACGATCCCGTGCTGGTTTTTGTCATGCGCGGAGCGCAGGGCCGTCTGACGGGACAGCCTTTGTGCGCCTGCGGTATGCCCAGCGGGTACCTGCATCCTGTGGATGAAGACGACCTGCTGGAAAACTACCGTCCGGAACTGGGCGCGCCGCTGAAACGTATTCAGACGGTGGCTGCAGGCATACTGCGCAAAATGGCAGCCGAGAGTGCGCGCGCGGGTGCCGTGGACAAGCTGTACCGGCACGGGGCGGCTGTTATAGAGGTTGCTCCCTGCCCGCAGGAATGGCTGGACAACGACGAACAGCTGCTGGTTTCCGGCATGCTGGCCGTCATGCGGCACGAGTTGCTGCCCGCAGTGCCTGCCGTGGCCTGTGATACCGCCGTGCTGCGGCATCAGGGGCTGCATGCCGCGCTGTGTTCACTGGTTGACAGCGGGCAACTGCTTTCGGGGCATCTGCGCTGTGCCGCGGCGTGTGCCATAGCCTGCCGCAAGCGCGGCAACCATGCACGGGCCATTGAAATTTACCGTCAGGCACTGGCACTGCGTGAAGATGATCATATCCTTTTCAATCTGGCCCGGGCATTGTTCGAGTCGGACAGCGTGCAGGAGGCAAAGCATTGTCTGGAGCGTGCGCTGGAAATTAATCCGCGGCTGGAAATGGCCGGCAGATTTCTTTCGTTTCTGCAGGCTGCGGAACAGAATGGCTGA
- a CDS encoding sensor histidine kinase, producing the protein MNTMNLPRDAEVNCDKQHFEHVRQRIDSKMRDYERYGFSTHQTRAFNVFFDLAQEFETVEEVYSLAVLVLKSFFAVESALFIADSAGKLVLRCCSQGPACGVNAADVDQLSPDDGPRVIKNHLCLPVRGKTSASPAPSSPLAGGRLGVLVILPADGAPPPEQLYYEKFANRLGFQLHNKLLFMKNSEHIRFINSLVHDIGHNVIVPNMYFKLLFRQLDGKIHALSEALNEMAGQRMAGSGQSDAFRKLSYVHDRLSEQYKEIYRHFQQTSLFLETLLRQSHFEKGHYVLQRTLFDLHSRIVTPQVERFRSRFGEKDIAIFQEAETGGTPLMIPADMGLISQVLANLLSNAVKYARPPQAADRPARYVRCRVSRVPDHFGPGKDGARVDVFTTGPAIGASDVPNLFTADFRGNNTDHEYGTGHGLFFVREIVDLHDGETGYEPWPDGNNFYFILPCATAD; encoded by the coding sequence ATGAACACCATGAATCTGCCCAGAGATGCCGAGGTGAACTGCGACAAACAGCACTTCGAGCATGTGCGTCAGCGCATCGACTCCAAAATGCGGGACTATGAACGCTATGGCTTCAGCACCCACCAGACGCGGGCATTCAATGTGTTCTTTGACCTTGCGCAGGAATTTGAAACCGTGGAAGAGGTCTACAGCCTTGCCGTTCTGGTGCTCAAATCATTCTTTGCAGTGGAATCGGCGCTGTTCATAGCCGATTCCGCCGGCAAACTGGTGCTGCGCTGCTGCTCTCAGGGGCCTGCCTGCGGCGTTAACGCAGCCGATGTGGACCAGCTTTCGCCCGACGACGGCCCGCGGGTGATAAAAAACCACCTGTGCCTGCCCGTACGCGGCAAAACATCCGCTTCTCCGGCGCCTTCTTCTCCGCTTGCAGGCGGCAGACTGGGGGTGCTTGTCATCCTGCCCGCTGACGGCGCCCCCCCTCCGGAACAGCTGTATTACGAAAAATTTGCAAACCGGCTGGGATTTCAGCTGCACAACAAGCTGCTGTTCATGAAAAACAGCGAGCACATACGCTTCATCAACAGTCTGGTGCACGACATCGGCCATAATGTCATTGTGCCCAACATGTACTTCAAACTGCTGTTCCGCCAGCTGGACGGCAAGATTCACGCCCTTTCCGAAGCCCTGAATGAAATGGCGGGCCAGCGCATGGCAGGGTCCGGCCAGTCGGACGCCTTTCGCAAACTGAGCTATGTGCACGACAGGCTGAGCGAGCAGTACAAAGAAATTTACAGGCATTTCCAGCAGACCAGTCTTTTTCTGGAAACGTTGCTGCGCCAGAGTCATTTTGAAAAAGGGCACTATGTGCTGCAGCGCACACTTTTCGACCTGCACAGCCGCATTGTCACCCCGCAGGTGGAGCGCTTCCGCAGCCGGTTCGGCGAAAAAGACATAGCCATCTTTCAGGAAGCCGAAACAGGCGGCACTCCGCTTATGATTCCCGCTGACATGGGGCTTATAAGTCAGGTACTGGCCAATCTGCTTTCCAATGCCGTCAAATACGCCCGCCCGCCTCAGGCTGCCGACCGCCCTGCGCGGTATGTCCGCTGCAGAGTCAGCCGCGTTCCCGACCATTTCGGCCCGGGAAAAGACGGCGCGCGCGTGGATGTTTTCACCACCGGCCCCGCCATAGGCGCCTCCGATGTGCCCAACCTGTTCACTGCAGACTTTCGCGGCAACAATACCGACCACGAATACGGTACCGGCCACGGACTTTTTTTTGTCCGCGAAATTGTAGACCTGCACGACGGCGAGACCGGATACGAGCCGTGGCCCGACGGTAACAATTTCTATTTCATCCTTCCCTGCGCAACAGCAGACTGA
- a CDS encoding amino acid ABC transporter ATP-binding protein, giving the protein MIRFDHVHKWFDSGLHVLKDINLHINKGEVVVICGPSGSGKSTLIRCINKLEPVQKGDIIVDGMNMSDPRVNLTLLRAEVGFVFQQFNLYPHMTVLENVTLAPQLVRGIPRAEAERTAMELLEKVNIPDKANAYPGQLSGGQQQRVAIARGLAMKPKIMLFDEPTSALDPEMINEVLDVMKTLAREGMTMVCVTHEMGFAREVADRVIFMDYGVLVEENTPEEFFSNPRHERSREFLSKILAH; this is encoded by the coding sequence GTGATCCGGTTTGACCATGTGCACAAGTGGTTCGACAGCGGGCTGCATGTGCTCAAAGATATCAACCTGCACATCAACAAAGGCGAAGTCGTGGTCATCTGCGGGCCTTCCGGGTCCGGCAAGTCAACGCTCATACGCTGCATCAATAAACTGGAACCCGTGCAGAAGGGTGACATAATTGTCGACGGCATGAACATGAGCGATCCGCGGGTGAATCTGACGCTGCTGCGGGCCGAGGTGGGTTTTGTTTTTCAGCAGTTCAATCTGTATCCGCACATGACCGTGCTGGAAAACGTTACACTGGCGCCCCAGCTGGTGCGCGGCATTCCCAGAGCCGAAGCAGAACGCACAGCCATGGAACTGCTTGAAAAAGTGAACATTCCCGACAAGGCTAATGCCTATCCGGGGCAGCTTTCCGGCGGTCAGCAGCAGCGCGTTGCCATTGCCCGCGGGCTGGCCATGAAACCCAAGATAATGCTGTTTGACGAGCCCACCTCCGCCCTTGATCCGGAGATGATCAACGAGGTGCTGGACGTGATGAAAACACTGGCACGCGAGGGTATGACCATGGTGTGTGTCACCCACGAAATGGGCTTTGCCCGTGAAGTGGCTGACAGGGTCATATTCATGGATTACGGCGTACTGGTGGAAGAAAACACGCCGGAGGAGTTTTTCAGCAATCCCCGTCATGAACGGTCCAGGGAGTTTCTGAGCAAAATCCTTGCGCACTAG
- a CDS encoding transporter substrate-binding domain-containing protein, which produces MRMAKIVALAVAMTMFVASAAFAGPVYDKIMQTKKVRVGIMTDSIPGAFYNEKGEWVGFDYDIATEVAKRMGVEIDRVAVNNQTRISFLQQGRIDISVANMTHTRERDKSIDFSITYFFDGQKVLAKKGQFTSLNDMVGKKIATMQGTTSELNLKAALKAAGDPDYDKNVISYQKESQCFQALQSGRVAGWSTDATILLGYASKTPGAYELVGDFLSDEPYGMGLPQDDSALRDAVNMAIQDMWRDGTYMEIYNKWYGPGTPFEMPMSDQIELWP; this is translated from the coding sequence ATGCGTATGGCGAAAATTGTCGCTCTGGCAGTGGCTATGACCATGTTTGTCGCATCGGCGGCCTTTGCAGGCCCCGTATACGACAAAATCATGCAGACCAAAAAAGTGCGGGTCGGCATCATGACCGACTCCATCCCCGGCGCCTTTTACAACGAAAAAGGTGAATGGGTCGGCTTTGACTACGACATAGCCACTGAAGTTGCCAAGCGGATGGGTGTGGAAATCGACCGCGTGGCCGTAAACAACCAGACCCGTATTTCGTTTCTGCAGCAGGGCCGCATTGACATTTCCGTGGCCAACATGACGCACACCCGCGAACGTGACAAATCAATCGATTTTTCAATCACCTACTTCTTTGACGGCCAGAAAGTGCTGGCAAAAAAAGGTCAGTTCACCTCGCTTAACGACATGGTCGGCAAAAAAATAGCCACCATGCAGGGCACCACGTCGGAACTGAACCTGAAAGCAGCGCTGAAGGCAGCCGGTGATCCTGACTACGACAAAAACGTAATTTCCTACCAGAAGGAATCACAGTGCTTTCAGGCACTGCAGTCCGGCCGCGTGGCAGGCTGGTCCACCGACGCCACCATTCTGCTGGGTTATGCATCCAAAACCCCCGGCGCCTACGAACTGGTGGGAGATTTCCTGAGCGACGAACCCTACGGCATGGGTCTGCCGCAGGATGATTCGGCCCTGCGTGACGCCGTCAACATGGCCATTCAGGACATGTGGCGCGACGGCACCTACATGGAAATCTACAACAAGTGGTACGGCCCCGGCACCCCCTTTGAAATGCCCATGAGCGATCAGATCGAGCTGTGGCCGTAG